A region from the Salifodinibacter halophilus genome encodes:
- a CDS encoding fimbrial biogenesis outer membrane usher protein, producing MSGKLLSNQALCSKQALRILILALLVSTTSTYASARTSDATAGIKDTTLRLLTARVNDQPFDSATRMLQTASDKLLVPAAALKRWGLTLPDGVAPTKHNGQIYYPLDAFGNLDWSIDESTQTLVIQAGVDRFADTHVDLDADDYTAPRNSTTGGFINYDLLFEGREAGTNNTSGTFEFGGFNSWGVATTTLLARNRHRNDGVVRLNTTLRHDEPGSMRTLTLGDTFSHAGSWGRTVQYAGIQWGTNFDTRPDFTTYPRPAVSGEATVPSTVEVFANDRRRGGSQVGAGPFSVRDIPVTTGANQVQVVTTDVLGRERVLTRSFYASQSLLQSGLHDYTYEAGAIRENYSRKSNDYGRGFASATHRLGLSQTLTSGFRLEALEDQQTAGISSAWLPDPRLGVITAAVAGSHSSHAGNGSLMQIGF from the coding sequence GTGAGCGGCAAGCTACTATCGAACCAAGCACTCTGTAGTAAACAAGCGCTGCGCATCCTGATCCTGGCGCTATTGGTGAGCACAACGAGCACCTATGCCAGTGCGCGTACCAGTGACGCAACAGCGGGTATAAAGGACACTACGCTGCGGCTGCTTACTGCCCGGGTCAACGATCAGCCATTCGATTCGGCCACACGCATGCTGCAGACGGCGTCGGACAAGTTACTCGTGCCCGCTGCTGCCTTGAAGCGCTGGGGATTAACGCTACCGGATGGTGTCGCGCCGACCAAGCACAACGGTCAGATCTATTACCCGCTCGACGCATTCGGCAACCTGGACTGGTCGATCGACGAATCCACGCAGACACTCGTGATCCAGGCCGGCGTAGACCGATTCGCGGACACACACGTGGATCTCGACGCAGATGATTACACGGCCCCGCGAAATAGCACGACCGGTGGCTTTATCAACTACGACCTGCTGTTCGAAGGCCGCGAGGCTGGCACGAACAATACAAGCGGAACATTCGAGTTCGGCGGATTCAACAGCTGGGGTGTTGCCACCACGACCCTGCTAGCGCGCAACCGCCACCGCAACGACGGCGTCGTACGGTTAAACACCACGCTACGCCACGACGAACCAGGCTCGATGCGCACACTTACCCTGGGAGATACATTCTCACACGCAGGTAGCTGGGGCCGCACCGTGCAGTACGCCGGCATCCAATGGGGCACCAACTTCGACACCCGACCGGATTTCACAACCTACCCGCGCCCCGCGGTCAGCGGCGAGGCGACAGTGCCCTCGACGGTCGAGGTTTTCGCCAACGACCGCCGCCGCGGCGGCAGTCAAGTTGGAGCCGGCCCGTTCTCGGTCCGTGACATCCCGGTCACCACTGGCGCCAATCAGGTCCAAGTCGTAACGACCGATGTGCTCGGCCGCGAACGCGTCCTGACGCGTTCCTTCTACGCCAGCCAATCTTTATTACAATCCGGCCTGCACGACTACACCTACGAGGCTGGCGCCATCCGTGAAAATTACTCACGCAAGAGTAACGACTACGGTCGCGGCTTCGCCTCCGCCACCCACCGCCTCGGCTTGTCGCAAACCCTTACAAGCGGCTTTCGACTGGAAGCGCTAGAAGACCAACAAACCGCGGGTATCAGCAGTGCTTGGTTGCCCGATCCGCGACTCGGCGTTATCACCGCCGCTGTCGCCGGCAGCCACAGCAGCCATGCCGGCAACGGCTCACTAATGCAAATCGGTTTCTAG